The following proteins are encoded in a genomic region of Phaeodactylum tricornutum CCAP 1055/1 chromosome 1, whole genome shotgun sequence:
- a CDS encoding predicted protein, whose translation MSSCRKPNEIEIDGSKGEGGGQILRNSISYATILRKPIRITKIRSNRSKPGLKAQHVASLQLPTRICGVVLKGDAIDSQIIQYEPGKPRITTSQLEQINLTSNIETAGSICLLIQAALPCALMGSAVPISLTLRGGTNATMAPQYDYWERVFWPTLRDLFQLQPNQVEATVVRRGYFPKGGGLVRIRVLPICEALPPISMTERGQVVEISIRAFHAGKLPIHLAKQMASAAQHFLQPRFPNTPVYTEVVTEKEAVGSGLGIIIVATTNTGCRLAGSALMERQQKAFDVGVRAATELWSTIQDGGCVDEWLQDQLILFMALARGESKILTGSLTLHTQSAIEIAKVVACAEFEVTRILDEGDDIVAKTVTNCRYGEAGRIPGKHIIRCRGIGFSSYCTPEEITQSDMKV comes from the coding sequence AGAAAACCGAACGAGATCGAGATTGATGGATCCAAAGGCGAAGGTGGAGGTCAGATTCTACGGAACTCCATCTCCTACGCTACAATCTTGCGAAAACCGATCCGCATTACGAAAATCCGTTCTAATCGATCAAAACCAGGTCTGAAAGCCCAGCACGTGGCTTCTTTGCAACTTCCAACCAGAATCTGCGGCGTTGTGCTAAAGGGGGATGCTATCGACTCACAGATCATTCAATATGAGCCAGGAAAACCAAGGATAACAACAAGCCAGCTTGAGCAGATTAACTTGACGAGCAACATTGAAACTGCCGGTTCCATTTGTCTTTTGATTCAGGCTGCCCTCCCTTGTGCATTAATGGGTTCTGCTGTTCCTATTAGTTTGACACTCCGCGGCGGTACCAACGCAACAATGGCACCACAATACGACTACTGGGAACGGGTATTCTGGCCGACGCTGCGGGATCTCTTTCAACTGCAACCAAACCAAGTAGAGGCAACTGTTGTTCGTCGAGGCTATTTCCCCAAAGGTGGCGGTTTAGTTCGAATTCGTGTTTTGCCCATTTGTGAAGCTTTACCACCGATTTCTATGACAGAGCGAGGACAAGTTGTAGAAATTTCAATTCGAGCGTTTCACGCTGGTAAGCTTCCAATACATTTGGCGAAGCAAATGGCATCGGCTGCCCAACATTTTTTGCAGCCACGTTTTCCAAATACACCTGTGTACACAGAGGTTGTCACGGAGAAAGAAGCAGTTGGAAGTGGGTTAGGAATAATTATTGTTGCGACCACAAATACGGGGTGCCGCTTGGCTGGATCAGCCCTGATGGAACGTCAGCAAAAGGCATTTGATGTGGGTGTTCGGGCAGCTACCGAACTCTGGTCCACCATTCAAGACGGTGGGTGTGTGGACGAGTGGCTCCAAGACCAGCTCATTCTTTTCATGGCATTGGCGCGTGGCGAGTCCAAAATCCTAACCGGATCATTGACTCTACACACTCAATCAGCCATTGAGATTGCCAAAGTCGTAGCCTGCGCTGAGTTTGAGGTGACGCGTATATTGGACGAGGGAGACGACATAGTGGCTAAGACTGTCACAAATTGTCGCTACGGTGAAGCTGGGCGCATACCAGGTAAACACATCATTCGTTGCAGGGGAATTGGTTTCTCAAGTTATTGCACCCCAGAAGAAATCACGCAGAGCGATATGAAGGTATAG